From a single Anomalospiza imberbis isolate Cuckoo-Finch-1a 21T00152 chromosome 16, ASM3175350v1, whole genome shotgun sequence genomic region:
- the GRID2IP gene encoding delphilin isoform X4, which produces MGKDRSFSRHFRIFIPKKHRQRFDEVVSQSLISKLCRSKSEHSNRLRRSRSEDHQERLLVSTRASSVPRSHEELSKSLRKTTSLITSNVASGAARRTVRVYKGNRSFGFTLRGHAPVWIESVLPGSPAEKAALKAGDRILFLNGLDMRNCSHDKVVSMLQGSGAMPTLVVEEGIVNFSNDSDSAESPSSSSALTSLQWVAEILPSSIKIQGRTFTQQLEHLLTPPERFSVCKALEGFFQHRNIDTLIVDVYPVLDTPAKQVLWQFIYQLLSYEEQEHCQQKIDRFLGYKALAAEAEAEDRYRGSVRGASLCRGSLRTPRPEEGAAGSDTVEVPVRLIPGERQAGDGTSLPETPNPKMMSAVYAELENRLIGGFAGKVGNAALHRTSPPGPELPHAAGGRKPGLAWPSELATQPCYYRLHSSVASPCSTESNPYVSLDSSPAPSPKHREYSPLARRKKLFTFSRPPRSRDTDRFLDALSEQLGHRVTIVDDFLTPENDYEEMSFQDDQGSYVTNDVSSSEYISSSDEGSSLTYSTLSDHIPPPPLSPPPPPPPLQFHDPQSGPTKAEATKASAAAAPKSLVSHLHPVPPPPPPPPPPPVPCAPPLHRGLLHRRSDSNHMSVKRLRWEQVENSEGTIWGQLGEDSDYDKLSDMVKYLDLELHFGTQKPTISLPEPTLMPENFKKKDVVEILSHKKAYNTSILIAHLKLSHIELRQILMTMETDRLEPSHIKQLLLYAPDGEEVQRFQSYKENPGKLSEPDQFVLQMLSVPEYKIRLRSLHFKTTLQEKTEEIKASYECICKASLELKSSKKLAKILEFVLAMGNYLNNGQPKTSKTTGFKINFLTELNTTKTVDGKSTFLHILAKSLSQHFPELLGFAKDLPTVPLAAKVNQRTLTADLKDLHSTVSDIQKACHSMPATAEDRFAIVMTSFLESAQPAMRSLDDLQHKAMEEFSKVLSFFGEDSKMTTSEAFFGIFAEFMSKFERALSDVQVGESQRSPRMTSPLAW; this is translated from the exons ATGGGAAAGGACCGGAGTTTCTCCCGGCATTTTCG GATTTTCATCCCCAAGAAGCACCGGCAGCGCTTTGACGAGGTGGTGTCGCAGAGCCTCATCAGCAAGCTGTGCCGCTCCAAGAGCGAGCACAGCAACCGCCTGCGCCGCAGCCGCAGCGAGGACCACCAGGAGCGGCTGCTCGTGTCCACCCGCGCCAGCTCCGTGCCCCGCAGCCACGAGGAGCTCAGCAAGAGCCTGCGCAAAACCACCTCGCTCATCACCAGCAATGTGGCCTCGGGGGCTGCCCGCAG AACCGTGCGAGTTTATAAAGGCAACAGGAGCTTTGGCTTCACGCTCCGTGGCCATGCCCCGGTGTGGATCGAGTCTGTCCTGCCAG GGAGCCCGGCGGAGAAGGCTGCCCTCAAAGCTGGAGACAGGATCCTGTTCCTCAACGGCCTGGACATGAG GAACTGCTCCCACGACAAGGTGGTGTCGATGCTGCAGGGCAGCGGGGCCATGCCCACCTTGGTGGTGGAAGAGGGCATCGTCAACTTCTCCAACG aCTCTGACTCTGCTGAGTCCCCGAGCAGCTCCTCGGCCCTCACCTCCCTGCAGTGGGTTGCAGAGATTCTCCCCTCTAGCATCAAGATCCAAGGAAGGACGTTCAcgcagcagctggagcacctGCTGACCCCGCCCGAGCGTTTCTCCGTCTGCAAGGCGCTGGAGGGCTTCTTCCAACACCG GAACATTGACACTCTCATTGTGGATGTGTACCCGGTGCTGGACACACCAGCCAAGCAAGTCCTCTGGCAGTTTATCTACCAGCTGCTGAGCTACGAGGAGCAGGAGCACTGCCAGCAAAAGATTGACAGGTTTCTGGGGTACAAGGCTTTGGCAG CCGAGGCGGAGGCCGAGGATCGGTACCGCGGCTCCGTCCGAGGGGCCTCCCTGTGCCGGGGCAGCCTGCGGACCCCCCGCCCTGAGGAGGGGGCAGCAG GCAGTGACACCGTGGAGGTCCCTGTTCGCCTGATCCCTGGAGAGAGACAGGCTGGTGATGGAACGTCCCTCCCGGAGACACCCAACCCCAAAATG ATGTCGGCTGTGTACGCAGAGCTGGAGAACCGCCTGATCGGCGGCTTTGCTGGCAAGGTGGGCAACgctgccctgcacaggacatcgCCCCCCGGCCCGGAGCTGCCACACGCTGCAG GTGGCCGCAAGCCGGGGCTGGCGTGGCCGAGCGAGCTGGCGACTCAGCCCTGCTACTACCGCCTGCACAGCAGCGTGGCCTCCCCGTGCAGCACCGAGTCCAACCCCTACGTCAGCCTGGACAGCAGCCCGGCCCCGTCGCCCAAGCACCGCGAGTACTCGCCGCTGGCGCGACGCAAGAAGCTCTTCACCTTCTCCAGGCCCCCGCGCAGCCGCGACACCGACCGGTTCCTGGACGCCCTCAGCGAGCAGCTGGGGCACCGCGTCACCATCGTGGATGATTTCCTCACCCCTGAGAATGACTACGAGGAG ATGAGTTTCCAGGATGACCAGGGCAGCTACGTCACCAACGACGTCAGCAGCAGCGAGTACATCAGCAGCAGCGACGAGGGCAGCTCCCTGACCTACTCCACGCTCTCGGACCACATCCCCCCTCCTCCGCtcagccccccgcccccgccgccccccctGCAGTTCCACGACCCCCAGAGCGGCCCCACCAAGGCTGAGGCCACCAAGGCCAGCGCGGCAGCCGCCCCCAAGTCCCTGGTCAGCCACCTGCACCCCGTCCcacccccgccgccgccgcccccgccgccccccgtGCCCTGCGCCCCCCCCCTGCACCGGGGGCTGCTGCACCGCCGCAGCGACTCCAACCACATGAGCGTCAAGAGGCTGCGCTGGGAGCAGGTGGAGAACTCGGAGGGGACCATCTGGGGGCAG CTCGGGGAAGACTCGGATTACGACAAGCTGAGTGATATGGTCAAATACCTCGACCTGGAGCTGCACTTTGGGACTCAGAAGCCCACGA TTTCCCTTCCAGAGCCAACTCTCATGcctgaaaactttaaaaagaaagacgTGGTTGAAATTTTGTCCCACAAAAAGGCCTACAACACAT CCATCCTGATCGCCCACCTGAAGCTGTCGCACATCGAGCTGCGGCAGATCCTGATGACGATGGAGACGGATCGCCTGGAGCCATCCCACatcaagcagctgctgctctacGCCCCGGACGGGGAGGAGGTGCAGCGCTTCCAGAGCTACAAGGAGAACCCCGGCAAGCTGAGCGAGCCCGACCAGTTCGTGCTGCAG ATGCTGTCAGTGCCCGAGTACAAGATCCGCCTGCGCAGCCTGCACTTCAAGACCACCCTGCAGGAGAAGACCGAGGAGATCAAAGCCAGCTATGAGTGCATCTGCAAGGCCTCCCTagagctgaaaagcagcaagaagCTGGCAAAGATCCTGGAG TTCGTGCTGGCCATGGGAAACTACCTGAACAACGGGCAGCCCAAGACCAGCAAAACAACGGGCTTTAAAATCAACTTCCTCACCGAG CTGAACACGACCAAGACTGTCGATGGGAAATCCACCTTCCTGCACATTCTTGCCAAATCCCTCAGCCAACACTTCCCAGAGCTCCTGGGCTTTGCCAAGGACCTTCCGACAGTGCCGCTCGCTGCCAAAG TGAACCAGAGGACCCTGACAGCTGACCTGAAGGACCTGCACAGCACGGTGAGTGACATCCAGAAGGCCTGTCACAGCATGCCAGCCACCGCCGAGGACAGGTTTGCCATTGTCATGACC TCCTTCCTGGAGAGTGCCCAGCCTGCCATGCGCTCCCTGGACGACCTGCAGCACAAGGCCATGGAGGAGTTCAGCAAGGTGCTGTCCTTCTTTGGGGAAGACTCAAAAATGACAACTTCTGAAGCCTTCTTTGGCATTTTTGCAGAATTCATGAGCAAGTTTGAG CGGGCTCTCAGTGACGTGCAGGTGGGCGAGAGCCAGCGCAGCCCCAGGATGACCTCCCCCCTCGCCTGGTGA